One genomic window of Kosmotoga olearia TBF 19.5.1 includes the following:
- a CDS encoding NADH-quinone oxidoreductase subunit C codes for MNPIERKKELFAAIQENIELLSEKRKRIYFKVDAKNITNVAKILFTRGVRLSTITAIENIETFELIYHFSDDLTGCYYCPKVFVPVEKPVVPSIAKIIEGASWIEREIHELFGVGFIDHPGLKPLLTENNEKIPKKPLRVERRKHE; via the coding sequence ATGAATCCAATTGAAAGAAAAAAAGAGCTTTTTGCGGCGATCCAGGAAAATATTGAGCTTCTTTCTGAAAAGCGAAAGCGTATTTACTTCAAAGTTGATGCTAAAAACATAACAAATGTTGCAAAGATTCTTTTCACAAGAGGGGTGCGGCTCTCAACGATAACGGCTATTGAGAATATAGAAACCTTTGAGTTAATTTATCATTTTTCAGATGACCTTACGGGCTGTTATTACTGTCCTAAGGTCTTTGTTCCTGTCGAAAAACCAGTTGTTCCCTCCATTGCAAAAATTATTGAAGGAGCTAGCTGGATCGAAAGGGAAATTCATGAACTTTTTGGTGTTGGGTTTATAGACCATCCCGGATTGAAACCGCTTCTGACGGAGAATAATGAGAAGATACCAAAAAAACCTTTGAGAGTGGAGAGAAGAAAACATGAGTAA
- a CDS encoding NADH-quinone oxidoreductase subunit B family protein, translated as MGFYTKILKRSLWVFHVSASPCNNCDIEILDMLTPRYDLERFGIKLVGSVRHADVLLVTGMGGCKVSERVIRIYNQAPKPVFVIAVGTCPVAGATFKESYTRCGPLDRFVPVDLYIPGCPPKPETMIAGLSELLGRL; from the coding sequence ATGGGATTTTACACGAAGATTCTGAAAAGATCACTCTGGGTGTTTCATGTCAGCGCGTCACCATGTAATAACTGCGATATAGAGATTCTCGATATGTTAACGCCGAGATATGACCTCGAGCGTTTCGGAATAAAACTTGTCGGTTCAGTAAGACATGCTGACGTTCTGCTCGTAACTGGGATGGGGGGATGTAAGGTTTCTGAAAGGGTTATAAGGATTTATAACCAAGCTCCTAAGCCTGTATTTGTGATCGCAGTAGGAACCTGCCCGGTGGCTGGAGCAACCTTTAAGGAGAGTTATACGAGGTGTGGACCTTTAGATAGATTTGTTCCTGTTGATTTGTACATACCAGGTTGTCCTCCAAAGCCAGAAACCATGATAGCCGGATTATCAGAACTGCTTGGGAGGCTGTGA
- a CDS encoding complex I subunit 1 family protein has protein sequence MIVFYTIVFPGILFTGFAGLIIWWLERKLSALFQHRVGPPWYQNFLDVFKLFGKESIVPELSASVVYVLAPIVSFSTVTTLSTVLGCAVFLGIRIAGDVILIIYLLILCSMATFLGAAASRNVYAGIGASRELKMLLADELVLIMVILVPVVKSGFDFNLLRLIYGSPAITSISGVIAYILGLVCIQAKLAIQPFDLPEAETELAGGVEIEYSGVLLGLWKLSKGMKFLVVPLLLSVLFFGVPQEISIVRYLWIVAFYLITFLIVVVVKNINPRVTIEKMLGFFWKKLAPMAFIALLIALLGG, from the coding sequence TTGATTGTTTTTTATACCATTGTATTTCCGGGAATTCTCTTTACCGGTTTTGCAGGTTTAATAATATGGTGGCTGGAACGCAAGCTTAGTGCTCTTTTCCAGCATAGGGTGGGGCCACCATGGTATCAGAATTTTCTGGATGTTTTCAAGTTGTTCGGGAAAGAGAGCATTGTCCCTGAACTCTCAGCCTCTGTAGTGTATGTCCTTGCCCCGATTGTCTCATTTTCAACTGTTACAACCCTTTCTACTGTTCTGGGATGTGCTGTCTTTCTTGGAATAAGAATCGCAGGGGATGTGATACTGATAATTTACCTGCTTATCCTTTGTTCTATGGCTACGTTTCTTGGAGCCGCTGCTTCGAGGAATGTTTACGCCGGTATAGGTGCTTCCAGAGAACTGAAGATGCTTCTTGCTGATGAACTAGTTCTTATTATGGTCATTCTGGTGCCTGTTGTGAAATCGGGGTTTGATTTCAATCTGTTAAGACTGATCTACGGTTCTCCGGCAATAACTTCTATCTCTGGAGTAATCGCATATATCCTGGGATTGGTCTGCATTCAAGCTAAGTTAGCAATCCAACCCTTCGATTTACCTGAAGCAGAAACGGAACTTGCGGGTGGTGTAGAAATCGAGTATTCGGGCGTGTTGCTTGGTTTATGGAAGCTTTCAAAAGGAATGAAGTTTTTGGTTGTTCCGTTGCTGTTGAGCGTTCTTTTTTTCGGTGTTCCTCAGGAGATATCGATAGTCAGGTATCTGTGGATAGTAGCTTTCTATCTGATCACTTTCCTGATCGTTGTGGTGGTTAAGAACATAAACCCAAGGGTAACAATTGAAAAAATGCTCGGTTTTTTCTGGAAGAAACTGGCACCTATGGCTTTTATAGCGCTTCTCATAGCACTTTTGGGGGGATGA
- a CDS encoding 4Fe-4S dicluster domain-containing protein has translation MKKLLIDIEKLIKSDISRIKCEYLYHGKNNGVLSIVEVAEFAVYCRQCKNAHCVKACPKDALERQPDGTVKRYNLLCVGCKSCVLACPFGTLFPETISYVTTHCDFCLSQMNADSNYVPLCAETCSGNTIRVLDVEREQPENGFYFAGKYLAIRAPNWRYKEGRII, from the coding sequence ATGAAGAAACTACTGATAGATATTGAGAAACTTATTAAGAGCGATATAAGCAGAATCAAATGTGAATACCTGTATCACGGGAAAAATAATGGCGTTCTTTCGATTGTAGAGGTCGCGGAATTTGCGGTTTATTGCCGACAATGCAAGAACGCTCATTGTGTGAAAGCATGTCCAAAGGATGCTTTAGAGAGACAACCGGATGGAACAGTAAAACGTTACAACCTGCTTTGTGTCGGTTGTAAATCCTGTGTCCTTGCGTGTCCTTTTGGAACACTATTTCCAGAAACGATAAGTTACGTGACCACACATTGTGATTTCTGTCTTTCTCAAATGAATGCTGATTCTAATTATGTTCCCTTATGTGCTGAAACCTGTAGTGGTAACACAATAAGGGTTTTAGATGTTGAAAGAGAACAACCTGAGAATGGATTTTATTTTGCCGGAAAGTATCTTGCGATACGCGCGCCGAATTGGCGTTATAAGGAGGGCAGAATAATTTGA
- a CDS encoding FAD/NAD(P)-binding protein, with protein sequence MTNVFEAIKTKCIEIVEESSVIKTFVLECGEDFEFKTGQFVEVGLPGIGEGPFTPSSSQYAKNPIEVTIMKVGYMTEKMHEIKPGATVALRGPYGNGYPLDRFKGKDVLIVGGGVGLAPLRSLLLTLMHDIDDYRSITACFGARTPEDLIYKDQLKEWEETGKVRITLSVDRVPENQKWEGNIGVVTTLLKPLEFDAKNTVAAVCGPPIMMKFTSLMLLEKKIKPSNLYLSMESKMYCGVGLCRHCTIEHYFVCKDGPVFTYDQFENPGEIWA encoded by the coding sequence ATGACCAATGTTTTTGAAGCGATAAAGACAAAGTGTATAGAGATTGTAGAGGAGTCTTCAGTTATTAAAACCTTTGTTTTAGAGTGCGGTGAGGATTTTGAATTCAAAACGGGGCAGTTTGTTGAGGTGGGGTTACCCGGTATTGGTGAGGGGCCATTTACTCCATCATCCTCTCAGTACGCGAAAAACCCTATTGAGGTAACGATAATGAAAGTTGGTTACATGACAGAAAAAATGCATGAAATAAAGCCAGGGGCAACGGTGGCTTTGAGAGGCCCCTATGGTAATGGATATCCTCTAGACAGGTTCAAAGGAAAGGATGTTCTTATTGTTGGTGGCGGTGTTGGGCTCGCCCCTCTTCGTTCCCTGCTGCTGACGCTTATGCACGATATAGATGATTACAGAAGTATCACCGCTTGCTTTGGTGCGAGAACTCCGGAAGATTTAATCTACAAAGATCAGCTGAAAGAATGGGAAGAAACTGGAAAAGTCAGAATAACCCTTTCAGTGGATAGGGTTCCAGAAAATCAAAAATGGGAAGGTAATATAGGCGTCGTAACAACGCTCCTTAAGCCTTTAGAATTCGATGCGAAAAATACAGTTGCCGCTGTTTGTGGACCGCCAATAATGATGAAGTTCACATCTTTAATGCTTCTCGAAAAGAAAATAAAACCGTCGAATCTTTATTTATCGATGGAAAGCAAGATGTATTGCGGAGTTGGACTTTGCAGACATTGCACCATAGAACACTATTTCGTTTGTAAAGATGGGCCAGTATTTACTTATGACCAATTTGAGAATCCGGGGGAAATCTGGGCATGA
- a CDS encoding 4Fe-4S dicluster domain-containing protein: MLVFFEEFVEFLERLAERTELFAPVKENGEIFLKCWKSMDSDGIPVLDKYHPIDPLKILLFQPRNDVLTYLESGERILLGVKSCDLRAIQLLDIALLEGDYVDPVYKEFREKTLIISSDCTEAKSSCHCILQGINPYPEEHYDVSLSSIGKRLLLRSGSEKGERFLKLLSKNLTAFEETPDVVDVLKNQREKIRTLVCEINSQWSLGSKDKGEKLNIFDTSAVDSCIECGGCNFVCPTCYCFIMSDESKNKSFSKVRTWDSCQLKGYARVAGGGNPRPELYKRFNHRYNCKFNYMVKQLSMSGCTGCGRCIDVCPAGIDIRNTMRVMREEMKVKK, from the coding sequence ATGCTCGTCTTTTTTGAGGAGTTTGTTGAATTTCTCGAGAGATTGGCCGAAAGAACCGAACTATTCGCTCCGGTCAAGGAAAATGGAGAAATATTCTTAAAATGCTGGAAAAGCATGGATAGCGATGGGATTCCTGTGCTCGATAAATATCACCCCATTGATCCTTTGAAGATTTTGCTGTTCCAACCAAGAAATGATGTTTTGACGTATCTTGAGAGTGGGGAACGAATTCTTCTGGGGGTTAAAAGCTGCGATCTTCGAGCGATACAACTTTTAGACATCGCACTTCTTGAAGGGGATTATGTTGATCCTGTTTATAAAGAGTTTCGGGAAAAAACTTTGATAATCTCTTCAGATTGCACAGAAGCGAAAAGTAGCTGTCATTGCATTCTTCAGGGAATAAATCCGTATCCGGAGGAACACTATGATGTTTCGCTTTCATCGATCGGCAAGCGTCTATTACTTCGCTCTGGAAGTGAAAAAGGAGAAAGATTTCTCAAATTACTGTCGAAGAATTTAACGGCATTTGAAGAGACACCTGATGTCGTTGATGTTCTCAAAAATCAAAGGGAAAAGATTAGAACCCTAGTATGTGAAATAAATTCACAGTGGTCGTTGGGAAGCAAGGACAAAGGCGAAAAGTTAAATATTTTCGATACCAGTGCTGTTGACAGCTGCATAGAATGTGGGGGATGTAATTTTGTCTGTCCTACCTGTTACTGTTTCATTATGAGTGATGAGAGTAAAAATAAATCCTTCTCAAAGGTTCGTACCTGGGACAGCTGCCAGTTGAAGGGGTATGCTCGCGTTGCTGGCGGCGGGAATCCTCGACCTGAGCTCTATAAACGTTTTAATCATAGGTATAATTGCAAATTCAATTACATGGTGAAGCAGCTTAGTATGAGTGGTTGCACTGGTTGTGGAAGATGTATCGATGTTTGCCCTGCGGGTATAGACATCAGAAATACAATGAGGGTTATGCGAGAAGAAATGAAGGTGAAAAAATGA
- a CDS encoding HAD family hydrolase, whose product MIDAVIFDMDGVIVDTEGLYREACKEVVRRYGGIITEELFIRQMGLRMKEAQKIVVELAKLPLAPEDFGKEYMEEFLKRAKSKLKPNDGLLELLDFLYSKVKLGVASSTVSNVVYDILRTIDVLNYFDYVIGGDMVENAKPAPDIYLKCAEHLKVEPENCIAIEDSPVGIKSAKTSGMIVYAIRHKENQGLDLSQADKVFDGLRQLKGFMVEKLQSN is encoded by the coding sequence TTGATCGATGCAGTGATATTTGACATGGATGGGGTTATCGTTGATACGGAAGGATTGTATAGAGAAGCCTGCAAAGAGGTTGTCAGGAGATACGGTGGAATCATTACAGAAGAACTGTTTATTCGTCAGATGGGACTGAGAATGAAAGAAGCACAAAAGATCGTTGTGGAGCTTGCGAAACTTCCATTGGCTCCTGAGGATTTCGGAAAAGAATACATGGAGGAGTTTCTGAAAAGAGCAAAAAGCAAGCTGAAACCAAACGATGGCCTTCTGGAATTGCTGGACTTTTTGTACAGCAAAGTTAAATTAGGTGTTGCTTCATCAACTGTGAGTAATGTTGTCTACGATATTTTAAGAACCATCGATGTCCTTAATTATTTCGATTACGTCATCGGGGGAGATATGGTAGAAAATGCCAAACCAGCTCCCGACATATATCTTAAATGTGCTGAGCATCTCAAAGTAGAGCCAGAAAACTGTATTGCCATAGAAGATTCACCAGTTGGAATAAAAAGTGCGAAAACTTCTGGAATGATTGTTTATGCTATAAGACACAAAGAAAACCAAGGTTTAGACCTGAGTCAGGCTGATAAGGTTTTTGATGGGTTAAGACAGCTTAAAGGGTTTATGGTTGAGAAGTTGCAAAGCAACTGA
- a CDS encoding ArsR/SmtB family transcription factor, with amino-acid sequence MKIITGYFEIYDLTMAIYFSFNTDVTRVLKILGVEYTPSKEMLSFRDKLLKSLDWSTRIYTTFMNELGVIAPILFPVRVKMVDKTIVKIEDSLDFNDETLKIIRERFIQVLSVRRLKIPPDDVKKMIEEKPGELTRRVEEIEGISRDSKWFINQLLFFPRTALDFLESNTWKMLKIYEESGLRSVNFSEIGKFMKSYQSEMINNSIRNYFEYYDIHPDESKPLYVALQNSVPHTNSGLMTYPSFHLLIMGLGEITKDFSESIPLEDRVRNVLKVIGDETRFKIIQYLFDKPATQKELAEVTGLSKSTISYHISLLFKASLVDIDVFNNIVMLRRETIKKLVKNLKSILNLR; translated from the coding sequence ATGAAAATCATTACCGGATATTTTGAAATATACGATCTTACGATGGCTATATATTTTTCTTTCAACACGGATGTTACGCGTGTTCTCAAAATACTTGGAGTTGAATATACTCCGTCAAAAGAAATGCTGTCATTCAGAGACAAACTGCTAAAATCCCTTGATTGGTCAACAAGGATATATACTACTTTTATGAACGAACTGGGAGTCATAGCTCCTATACTTTTCCCTGTCAGAGTAAAAATGGTTGATAAAACGATTGTGAAGATAGAAGATTCGCTTGACTTCAATGATGAAACGTTGAAAATCATACGTGAAAGATTCATACAGGTTCTTTCTGTAAGACGTTTAAAGATTCCTCCAGATGATGTAAAAAAGATGATAGAAGAAAAACCCGGTGAGCTTACAAGAAGAGTAGAAGAAATCGAAGGTATCAGCAGAGATTCCAAATGGTTCATAAATCAGCTTCTGTTTTTCCCGCGAACGGCACTGGACTTTCTTGAATCGAACACATGGAAGATGTTGAAAATATACGAAGAAAGTGGCCTCAGATCGGTCAATTTTTCTGAAATCGGGAAGTTTATGAAGAGCTATCAGTCTGAAATGATAAACAACTCGATACGGAATTATTTTGAGTACTATGATATACATCCTGATGAATCCAAACCGCTTTATGTAGCACTTCAGAACTCTGTACCCCATACAAACTCTGGTCTTATGACTTATCCGAGTTTTCATCTGCTCATAATGGGACTTGGAGAGATAACAAAAGATTTTTCAGAGAGCATACCTCTAGAGGATCGTGTTAGAAATGTTTTGAAGGTTATAGGAGATGAGACAAGATTCAAAATAATACAGTACCTTTTTGACAAACCGGCGACACAGAAGGAATTGGCAGAAGTGACAGGATTAAGCAAATCCACTATTTCATATCATATCAGTCTTCTTTTCAAAGCCTCTCTTGTAGACATCGATGTGTTCAATAACATCGTTATGCTTAGAAGAGAAACGATAAAAAAACTTGTGAAGAATCTCAAATCCATTCTCAATCTGAGGTGA
- a CDS encoding ArsR/SmtB family transcription factor produces the protein MRLVIGQVEFVDLVLACTAVNSDKQAEKAQLRSEPRNLDELFSFVEQVESKASWDVKTVASVFADLREEIPVLSGFPLSSKFVELEETIDELDKEFDKRFEMLLFVVLTNKLAVSEDKAEELLKDGKTLLSALQNTDKLSKNSIWFLSQFVLFPEHLREITLSALNELKRYFESSGLRSYINEMCRREVSNITENSLNKVPNYFYGSHVLNFDSEEEFYIYLQFALPDFGTLPIKIFGKRYVVLYGDIESVTRKGFSEFSVNTVKELLKGLSDPTRFMIIKALSERPKYVDELAAFCGLSKATISHHLSYLQSLGLLEKKRESKKMYYSLKKDAISNLLALLESMFHEDGED, from the coding sequence ATGAGATTGGTTATAGGACAGGTTGAATTTGTGGATTTGGTTTTGGCGTGTACAGCTGTGAATTCCGATAAACAAGCAGAAAAGGCTCAACTACGCTCCGAACCACGCAATTTGGATGAGCTTTTCTCCTTTGTTGAACAAGTTGAAAGCAAAGCAAGCTGGGATGTCAAAACGGTTGCCAGTGTTTTTGCCGATCTTAGGGAAGAAATTCCGGTGCTTTCGGGGTTTCCCCTCAGTTCGAAGTTCGTCGAACTCGAGGAAACCATAGATGAGCTGGACAAAGAATTTGATAAACGCTTTGAGATGCTGTTGTTTGTGGTTTTAACGAATAAATTAGCTGTTTCTGAGGACAAAGCAGAAGAACTCCTGAAGGACGGTAAGACACTGTTAAGCGCTTTACAGAACACCGACAAACTTTCCAAAAATTCCATCTGGTTTCTTTCACAATTTGTGCTTTTTCCAGAACACCTGCGAGAGATTACATTGAGCGCCTTGAATGAGCTGAAGAGGTATTTCGAATCCTCCGGTTTGAGAAGCTATATTAATGAGATGTGCCGGAGAGAGGTTTCAAATATAACTGAGAATAGTTTGAATAAAGTTCCCAATTACTTTTATGGTTCACATGTTTTAAATTTTGACAGTGAGGAAGAGTTTTACATTTACCTTCAGTTTGCTTTACCTGATTTTGGTACATTGCCGATAAAGATATTTGGGAAGCGCTACGTCGTGCTATACGGTGATATCGAAAGTGTTACCAGAAAAGGATTTTCTGAGTTTTCAGTAAACACTGTCAAGGAACTTTTGAAGGGATTATCTGACCCTACCAGATTTATGATAATAAAGGCGCTATCAGAACGCCCGAAATATGTAGATGAACTGGCAGCTTTTTGTGGGTTATCAAAGGCCACAATTTCCCACCATCTTTCATATTTACAATCTCTTGGTTTGCTGGAGAAAAAGAGGGAGAGTAAAAAGATGTATTATTCCCTCAAAAAAGATGCCATTTCTAATCTGTTAGCCCTTCTGGAAAGCATGTTCCATGAGGATGGTGAGGATTGA
- a CDS encoding PfkB family carbohydrate kinase encodes MNVVVFGGTFWDVFIYGNRPHDVEILELPGGSGLNIAFGLYKLGHSVCFFSNIGNDWRGTELLKKLSENGLSTYGLTIREGKTGYHIALNDTPIGVDRGVNRLNIEFDNDTLKNADIVVINSEIPVESIYKICSKAEKLCFIDLGPRFVIDTSKLRKLSKAKLILIGNEKECEKEGCDVIKMGSKGASWKGVTVEGDLQNYPFKVGAGDIFDVVLIDSFLKGLDKRICLERAVTISQTAAKEIKGAFSKMMILEPQSG; translated from the coding sequence ATGAATGTAGTCGTTTTTGGTGGAACATTTTGGGATGTTTTCATATATGGTAACAGACCTCATGATGTTGAGATATTAGAACTACCCGGTGGATCCGGTTTGAATATAGCTTTCGGCCTTTATAAACTCGGTCACAGTGTCTGCTTTTTCTCCAATATAGGTAATGATTGGCGGGGTACAGAGCTTCTTAAGAAACTTTCAGAAAACGGACTCTCCACCTATGGATTAACAATAAGAGAAGGAAAAACAGGTTATCATATCGCTCTCAACGATACCCCAATCGGAGTCGATAGGGGAGTGAACCGTTTGAATATAGAATTTGACAATGACACCTTAAAAAATGCTGATATAGTAGTAATAAACTCCGAAATTCCTGTAGAATCTATCTATAAAATCTGCTCTAAAGCTGAAAAACTTTGTTTTATCGATCTTGGTCCCCGATTTGTCATAGATACCAGCAAACTCAGAAAGTTGTCAAAAGCGAAACTGATCCTCATAGGCAACGAAAAAGAATGCGAAAAAGAGGGTTGTGATGTTATAAAAATGGGATCAAAGGGTGCTTCATGGAAAGGGGTAACTGTTGAAGGAGACCTCCAAAACTATCCTTTTAAAGTGGGTGCCGGTGACATTTTCGATGTAGTTCTCATAGATAGTTTCCTTAAAGGCCTGGACAAAAGAATCTGCCTTGAAAGGGCTGTAACTATATCCCAAACAGCAGCAAAAGAAATAAAGGGCGCTTTTTCGAAGATGATGATATTGGAACCGCAGAGCGGCTGA
- a CDS encoding acylphosphatase → MKTVRILLSGIVQGVGFRYFAYRKAKKMGVTGYVRNLADGRVEVVAEAEDSVLNDFINEIENGPPFAYVSKVELEELSPVHFDSFEIRY, encoded by the coding sequence ATGAAAACAGTCAGGATACTTCTTTCAGGGATTGTTCAAGGTGTTGGATTTCGTTATTTTGCTTATAGAAAAGCGAAAAAGATGGGGGTCACTGGTTATGTAAGAAATCTTGCTGATGGCCGTGTTGAGGTTGTAGCCGAGGCTGAGGATTCTGTTCTCAACGATTTTATTAATGAGATTGAGAATGGACCACCATTTGCGTATGTTAGTAAAGTCGAACTTGAAGAACTATCACCGGTGCATTTCGATTCTTTTGAAATACGGTATTAG
- a CDS encoding lactate utilization protein — translation MRKELLKWKYDNLASIVVKNFAKRGINAVYLSTPEEVVPKLEELMPAGSSAAVGGSITLSQCGVLDFLRNGRYDFRDRYAAKTPEEKRKIFKEMFEVDYFLCSANAITIKGEIVQLDGHGTRVAPMIFGPDKVIIIAGMNKIVSDMDEAIKRIKYISPMNAKRLNLHTPCTSTGICMDCHSTQRICETYVVITDSSARKGRYTVLLVGEDLGL, via the coding sequence ATGAGAAAAGAACTTCTGAAATGGAAATACGATAATCTTGCCAGTATTGTCGTAAAGAACTTTGCAAAAAGAGGGATCAATGCGGTGTATCTCTCAACCCCGGAAGAAGTGGTTCCTAAATTAGAAGAACTGATGCCAGCTGGTTCCAGTGCCGCTGTTGGTGGATCTATAACTCTTTCTCAATGTGGTGTTCTTGATTTTCTCAGAAATGGAAGATACGATTTTAGAGACAGATATGCTGCTAAAACGCCCGAAGAAAAAAGGAAAATATTCAAAGAGATGTTCGAAGTTGACTATTTTCTGTGTAGTGCTAATGCGATTACCATAAAAGGAGAGATTGTCCAGTTAGATGGTCATGGCACAAGGGTAGCGCCGATGATTTTCGGACCGGATAAAGTAATAATCATTGCTGGTATGAACAAAATCGTTTCCGATATGGATGAGGCAATAAAACGCATAAAATATATATCTCCGATGAACGCTAAAAGATTGAACCTTCATACCCCATGTACTTCTACCGGAATTTGTATGGATTGTCATTCGACTCAACGTATATGTGAAACATATGTTGTGATAACCGATAGCTCGGCTCGCAAAGGCAGATACACCGTTTTGCTGGTAGGAGAAGACCTGGGGCTTTGA